Proteins encoded by one window of Candidatus Zixiibacteriota bacterium:
- the pheS gene encoding phenylalanine--tRNA ligase subunit alpha: protein MTLPDDIARLEQEAKKRIGSADSLDLLNELRIEYLGRKGGITAILKGLGQLPPDERKAVGAAANRARAALEQWLAEAAGRLEGAGPRGTIDPTLPGTGQYVGAVHVINQVMGDICRTFYGMGFETAQGPDVETDYYNFEALNFPPDHPARDMQDTLFVEGGRLLRTHTTPVQARVLETRRPPIKCITPGRTFRNEAISTRSHVAFHQVDGFLVDEGVTLADLKGALVAFCRAFYGPDIKLKFRPSFFPFTEPSAEVDISCILCGGTGCQLCKFSGWLEILGCGMIDPNVLTKAGIDSEKYTGYAFGMGVERQALLKYRINDIRLFFNNDIRFLRQFR from the coding sequence ATGACGCTCCCGGATGACATCGCGAGATTGGAGCAGGAAGCAAAGAAGCGAATCGGCTCCGCCGATTCGCTTGATTTGCTTAATGAACTGCGCATCGAGTACCTCGGGCGCAAGGGCGGGATCACCGCCATCCTCAAAGGACTCGGACAGCTTCCCCCGGACGAGCGCAAAGCGGTCGGGGCCGCGGCCAACCGGGCCCGCGCCGCGCTCGAGCAGTGGCTCGCCGAGGCGGCCGGGCGCCTCGAGGGAGCCGGCCCCAGGGGGACGATCGATCCGACGCTTCCCGGAACCGGGCAGTATGTCGGCGCCGTTCACGTGATCAACCAGGTGATGGGGGATATCTGCCGGACGTTCTACGGGATGGGGTTCGAGACGGCGCAGGGGCCCGACGTCGAGACCGACTACTACAATTTCGAGGCGCTCAATTTCCCGCCCGACCACCCCGCCCGCGATATGCAGGACACGCTCTTTGTCGAAGGGGGGAGGCTGTTGCGCACGCACACGACCCCCGTGCAGGCGCGCGTGCTCGAGACGCGCCGCCCGCCCATCAAGTGCATCACGCCCGGCCGGACGTTCCGCAACGAGGCGATCTCCACCCGCTCGCACGTCGCTTTCCACCAGGTGGACGGATTCCTCGTCGACGAGGGCGTGACGCTCGCCGATCTGAAGGGCGCCCTCGTCGCTTTCTGCCGGGCGTTCTACGGGCCGGATATCAAGCTCAAGTTCCGCCCGTCCTTCTTCCCCTTCACCGAACCCTCGGCCGAGGTCGACATCTCCTGCATCCTCTGCGGCGGGACGGGCTGCCAGTTGTGCAAGTTCAGCGGGTGGCTGGAGATTCTGGGGTGCGGGATGATCGACCCCAACGTCCTGACCAAGGCCGGGATCGACAGCGAGAAGTACACCGGTTACGCGTTCGGGATGGGGGTGGAGCGGCAGGCGCTCCTGAAGTACCGGATCAACGACATCCGGCTGTTCTTCAACAATGACATCCGATTCCTTCGGCAATTTCGCTAG
- the rplT gene encoding 50S ribosomal protein L20, whose amino-acid sequence MARAKNNVAAHRRHKRVLDRASGNWNGRGKLYRTALETVHKGLKYAYRDRRAKKREFRQLWIARISAAARMCDTNYSQLIAGLKTAGVNLDRKMLADIAARDMATFSSLAKMASGK is encoded by the coding sequence ATGGCACGCGCGAAAAACAACGTGGCCGCCCACCGGCGGCATAAAAGGGTGCTGGACCGGGCCTCGGGCAACTGGAACGGCCGCGGCAAACTCTACCGCACCGCCCTCGAAACGGTCCACAAAGGTCTCAAGTACGCCTACCGCGACCGCCGGGCAAAAAAACGGGAATTCCGCCAACTGTGGATCGCCCGCATCTCGGCCGCGGCCCGCATGTGCGACACCAACTACTCGCAGTTGATCGCGGGGTTGAAGACGGCGGGGGTGAACCTCGACCGGAAAATGCTGGCGGATATCGCCGCCCGCGACATGGCGACCTTCTCGTCGCTGGCCAAGATGGCGTCGGGCAAGTAG
- the rpmI gene encoding 50S ribosomal protein L35 — MPKMRTQRAAAKRFKKTGTGKYKRKRAFKSHILTKKTPKRIRKLRRPAILSHADQGRVKRMLPN; from the coding sequence ATGCCCAAGATGAGAACCCAGCGCGCGGCCGCGAAGCGGTTTAAGAAGACCGGGACCGGCAAGTACAAGCGCAAACGGGCGTTCAAGAGCCACATCCTGACGAAGAAAACGCCCAAGCGGATCCGCAAACTGCGCCGGCCGGCGATCCTCTCACACGCCGACCAGGGGCGGGTCAAGCGGATGCTGCCTAACTGA
- the infC gene encoding translation initiation factor IF-3: MRINRRIRVSPVRLIGPEGEQIGILPTKEALERAETLGLDLVEVSPNSRPPVCRIMDFGKYKYELSKKDRQAKKRQHSFQLKEMRFRPKIDEHDFEFKTKHVRNFLESGSKVRVYVMFRGREMAYQEYGRKVLDRVAEELKDIATVESAPKMEGRNMNMLVAPRPEVMKVLKQKAEQRERAELKERERAAEAGEAMPDEQPGELQESPADGGGDRTGENNE; encoded by the coding sequence TTGCGCATCAATCGCCGCATCCGGGTGTCGCCCGTGCGGCTGATTGGTCCCGAAGGCGAGCAGATCGGCATTCTGCCGACCAAAGAAGCGCTCGAACGGGCGGAAACCCTCGGGCTGGACCTCGTGGAAGTGTCGCCCAACAGCCGCCCCCCGGTCTGCCGGATCATGGATTTCGGCAAGTACAAGTACGAGTTGTCGAAGAAAGACCGGCAGGCGAAAAAGCGGCAGCACTCGTTCCAGCTCAAGGAGATGCGTTTCCGGCCCAAGATCGACGAACACGACTTCGAGTTCAAGACCAAACACGTGCGCAACTTCCTCGAGTCGGGGAGCAAGGTCCGGGTGTATGTCATGTTCCGCGGTCGGGAAATGGCCTACCAGGAGTACGGGCGCAAGGTGCTTGACCGGGTCGCGGAAGAACTGAAAGACATCGCCACCGTCGAGAGCGCCCCCAAGATGGAAGGCCGGAACATGAACATGCTGGTGGCGCCGCGGCCCGAGGTGATGAAGGTGCTCAAGCAGAAGGCGGAACAGAGAGAGCGGGCCGAGCTCAAAGAGCGGGAGCGCGCGGCCGAGGCGGGCGAGGCCATGCCCGACGAACAGCCCGGGGAGCTCCAGGAATCCCCGGCCGACGGCGGCGGCGACCGGACCGGTGAAAATAACGAGTAA
- a CDS encoding HDOD domain-containing protein, translating to MTHEAVSTHVETPAATIDTRIRQIVSNIRNLPTPPVVFHQIQKVISDPNASAAQVAAILGEDPAMSVKVLKLTNSVFYGLAREVESVKQAVVVVGMEAIKNLVLSASVLDMFKGNTLDQERQERFWRHSLATAFCSRLIARSVRDRGMIDPDSAFSAGLLHDVGKLVIECFLAQEYAKFAAVRCDNVTATDLEIERETLGYTHDHLGGFLAMQWKLPQRLGDAIAFHHSPTAAPAPELLACIVHSGNFVAKHTFYGREDQHLIGHPDPEALAKLGIDEGRLEGFADKLRDEYAKAETFMQMLGLTG from the coding sequence ATGACGCACGAAGCAGTGAGCACGCACGTGGAAACGCCAGCGGCGACCATAGACACGCGGATTCGACAGATTGTCTCGAATATCCGCAATCTGCCCACCCCGCCGGTGGTCTTCCACCAGATTCAGAAAGTCATCAGCGACCCCAACGCCTCGGCGGCCCAGGTGGCGGCCATTCTCGGGGAAGACCCGGCGATGTCGGTCAAAGTGCTCAAGCTGACCAACTCGGTGTTCTACGGGCTGGCGCGCGAGGTGGAGTCGGTCAAACAGGCGGTCGTAGTGGTCGGCATGGAGGCGATCAAGAACCTCGTGCTCTCGGCCAGCGTGCTGGACATGTTCAAGGGAAACACTCTCGACCAGGAACGGCAGGAACGGTTCTGGCGCCACTCGCTGGCCACCGCCTTCTGCTCCCGCCTCATCGCGCGGAGCGTGCGGGACCGGGGTATGATCGATCCCGACTCGGCCTTCTCCGCCGGGCTGCTCCACGACGTGGGCAAGCTGGTGATCGAGTGCTTCCTTGCGCAGGAGTACGCCAAGTTCGCCGCCGTCCGGTGCGACAACGTGACCGCGACCGACCTGGAAATCGAGCGCGAGACGCTCGGGTACACCCACGACCACCTCGGCGGCTTTCTGGCCATGCAGTGGAAGCTGCCGCAGCGCCTGGGGGATGCGATTGCGTTTCACCACTCGCCCACCGCGGCCCCGGCCCCGGAGCTGCTCGCCTGTATCGTCCACTCCGGCAACTTCGTCGCCAAGCACACGTTCTACGGGCGCGAGGACCAGCATCTCATCGGCCACCCCGATCCGGAAGCCCTGGCGAAGCTGGGGATCGATGAGGGCCGATTGGAGGGATTCGCTGATAAGCTGCGGGACGAGTACGCGAAGGCGGAGACGTTCATGCAGATGTTGGGGCTGACGGGGTAG
- the fliS gene encoding flagellar export chaperone FliS, whose translation MASSKVAAYRREEMAGKSPLELVIQVYDGAISAFRAAADRYRSDDAAGGREQLERAQTFVTHLYTTLDAERGGDISAQLGRLYAYVINRISVAAATGDPGVIDDNIAILNNLREGWIGLRAQSADPAPSGPAPAAAPGGFVGSA comes from the coding sequence ATGGCGAGCAGCAAAGTGGCCGCGTACCGGCGGGAGGAGATGGCGGGGAAGTCGCCCCTGGAACTGGTGATTCAGGTGTACGACGGGGCCATCAGTGCCTTCCGGGCGGCGGCCGACCGGTACCGGAGCGACGACGCGGCCGGCGGTCGGGAGCAACTGGAGCGGGCGCAGACGTTCGTCACCCACCTCTACACGACCCTGGACGCCGAGCGGGGCGGCGACATCTCCGCACAACTCGGGCGGCTGTACGCCTACGTGATCAACCGGATCAGTGTGGCCGCGGCCACCGGCGACCCGGGCGTGATTGACGACAACATTGCCATACTCAATAACCTTCGCGAGGGCTGGATCGGCCTTCGCGCCCAATCGGCCGATCCGGCGCCGAGCGGGCCGGCCCCGGCGGCCGCGCCCGGCGGTTTCGTCGGCTCGGCATGA